One Staphylococcus ratti DNA segment encodes these proteins:
- a CDS encoding aldo/keto reductase, whose amino-acid sequence MHTFTLNDGHIIEQIGFGTYKLNGINGVHAIHTALKAGYRVLDTAYNYENEGAVGKAIKQSGIPRKDITIISKLPGRYQSYDDVFQTIQESLFRLGVDYIDIYLIHWPNPRQGLYVEAWKAMIAAQKAGLIRSIGVCNFLPEYIDTLKEETGVLPVINQIELHPYFNQENMISFHKENDILIQAWSPIGRDNGVLNETCLKHLAVKYNKSVAQIVLKWHIQRGIMPIPKATKPHRQIENYTLFDFHLSEEDVHQINQLTREEGRRKGQDPASYEEF is encoded by the coding sequence ATGCATACATTTACACTTAATGATGGTCATATTATCGAACAAATTGGTTTTGGTACATACAAACTAAATGGAATAAACGGCGTGCACGCGATACATACGGCACTTAAAGCAGGATATAGAGTGTTAGATACGGCATACAATTATGAAAACGAAGGTGCAGTAGGGAAAGCAATTAAACAGAGCGGCATCCCTCGAAAAGATATCACGATTATTTCTAAATTACCCGGCCGATATCAGTCATATGATGATGTCTTTCAAACAATTCAAGAAAGCCTATTTCGCTTAGGTGTAGATTATATCGATATTTACTTAATTCATTGGCCTAACCCAAGACAAGGCCTCTATGTAGAAGCATGGAAAGCTATGATTGCTGCCCAAAAAGCAGGACTCATTCGTTCGATAGGCGTTTGTAACTTTTTACCAGAGTACATCGACACATTAAAAGAAGAAACAGGTGTTTTGCCAGTCATTAATCAAATTGAATTACACCCGTATTTTAATCAAGAGAATATGATTTCATTCCATAAAGAAAATGACATTTTAATACAAGCATGGAGCCCAATAGGTAGAGATAATGGTGTATTAAACGAAACATGTTTAAAACATCTAGCAGTAAAATATAATAAGTCCGTGGCACAAATTGTTTTGAAATGGCATATTCAAAGAGGAATTATGCCAATTCCTAAAGCTACAAAACCACATAGACAAATTGAAAATTACACACTATTTGATTTTCATTTATCTGAGGAAGATGTACATCAAATCAATCAATTGACGAGAGAAGAAGGACGACGCAAAGGTCAAGACCCTGCAAGTTACGAAGAATTTTAA
- a CDS encoding LLM class flavin-dependent oxidoreductase: protein MSNQIRYSALNLVPIREGSNEKEAIKQMTSLAQHLEQLNYERYWIAEHHNAPNLVSSATALLIQHCLSETKHMRIGSGGIMLPNHAPLIVAEQFGTLHLLYGDRVDLGLGRAPGTDMATASALRRDKHDGVYQFPEEVQQLQSYFGPESNQSYVKAIPAVNKNVPLYILGSSTDSAYVAAREGLPYVFAGHFAPQQMKEALAIYRESFEPSNTLKEPYIIVCLNAILAETNDEAAYLATTQAQVFASILNGQMEKMQPPVDDLHAILSPRMVAMATQRIEDSLVGDKATVKQKLKQFIAHYGPIDEVMTVSYIFDEQLQHRSFKLFQEVMTEINNDGF from the coding sequence ATGTCAAATCAAATTCGATATTCCGCACTAAATTTGGTTCCTATACGTGAAGGATCAAATGAAAAAGAAGCCATTAAACAAATGACTTCTTTGGCGCAACACCTAGAACAGTTAAATTATGAACGCTATTGGATTGCAGAACACCATAATGCCCCTAATTTAGTCAGTTCCGCCACTGCACTGTTAATTCAACATTGCTTGAGTGAAACAAAGCATATGCGCATTGGTTCCGGTGGCATAATGTTACCAAACCATGCACCTTTAATCGTGGCTGAACAATTTGGCACTTTACATTTACTCTATGGTGATCGTGTCGACTTAGGATTAGGAAGAGCGCCGGGAACAGATATGGCAACAGCAAGTGCGCTTCGTCGCGATAAACATGATGGCGTATATCAATTTCCAGAAGAAGTGCAACAACTCCAAAGCTATTTTGGTCCTGAATCTAATCAAAGTTATGTAAAAGCAATACCGGCGGTTAATAAAAACGTACCACTCTATATTTTAGGTTCTTCAACAGATTCAGCATATGTTGCTGCCCGAGAAGGCTTACCATATGTATTTGCCGGGCATTTTGCACCTCAGCAAATGAAAGAAGCATTAGCCATTTATAGAGAGTCATTCGAACCTTCAAATACTTTAAAAGAACCTTACATTATCGTTTGTCTCAATGCGATATTAGCAGAAACGAATGATGAAGCGGCTTATCTTGCTACAACGCAAGCCCAAGTTTTTGCGAGCATTTTAAATGGACAGATGGAAAAAATGCAACCACCCGTTGATGACTTACATGCGATATTATCTCCAAGAATGGTTGCAATGGCCACACAAAGAATTGAAGATAGTCTCGTTGGAGATAAAGCAACGGTGAAACAAAAGCTAAAACAATTTATCGCACATTACGGTCCTATCGATGAAGTGATGACTGTAAGTTATATTTTTGATGAACAGCTACAACATCGCTCCTTTAAATTATTTCAAGAAGTCATGACGGAAATAAATAATGATGGATTTTAA
- a CDS encoding tRNA threonylcarbamoyladenosine dehydratase, translated as MKHQFSRNELAIGQEGLKLLENTTVAVLGVGGVGSFAAEALARTNIGHIILIDKDNVDITNVNRQLHALTTTVGQSKVSLMEERVKLINPNCKVTPLHMFYTEETYEQLFNDYDIDYIIDASDTIIYKVHLMEQCLARDIKIISSMGAANKIDPTRFQITDISKTHTDPIARVIRHQLKRKGIYKGIPVVFSDESPIVIREDVKAVVGDANGQNRKAQMPPSSNAFVPSVVGLILASYVCNDITRDITLTRIKDK; from the coding sequence ATGAAACATCAATTTTCTAGAAATGAATTAGCAATCGGCCAAGAAGGTTTAAAATTGTTAGAAAATACAACAGTGGCTGTATTAGGTGTCGGAGGAGTAGGTTCATTCGCGGCGGAGGCTCTTGCACGTACGAATATTGGACATATTATTTTAATTGATAAAGATAATGTAGACATTACGAATGTCAATCGACAGTTACACGCGCTTACAACAACTGTAGGCCAAAGTAAAGTGAGTTTGATGGAAGAGCGAGTTAAACTGATTAATCCTAATTGTAAGGTGACGCCTTTGCACATGTTTTATACAGAAGAAACATACGAACAATTATTTAATGATTATGATATTGACTATATTATTGACGCGAGCGATACTATCATTTATAAAGTGCATCTTATGGAACAATGTTTAGCGCGCGATATTAAAATCATATCTAGTATGGGCGCAGCGAACAAAATTGATCCAACACGTTTTCAAATTACAGATATTTCTAAAACACATACGGACCCAATCGCACGTGTTATACGTCATCAATTGAAACGTAAAGGCATTTATAAAGGGATACCTGTCGTATTTTCTGATGAAAGCCCTATCGTCATTAGAGAAGATGTAAAAGCGGTTGTAGGCGATGCTAATGGTCAAAACCGTAAAGCACAAATGCCACCATCTTCGAATGCTTTCGTGCCAAGTGTGGTAGGACTAATTCTTGCAAGTTACGTTTGTAATGATATTACACGTGATATTACTTTAACACGTATTAAAGATAAATAA
- the cymR gene encoding cysteine metabolism transcriptional regulator CymR gives MKISTKGRYGLTLMIALAKRHGTGCVSLKTIAEENNLSDLYLEQLVGPLRNAGLIRSVRGAKGGYELKMPAEEITAGDIIRLLEGPLTIVERIESESPAQQQLWLRMRDAVKDVLDQTTLQSLAEYQEKDNLEGYMFYI, from the coding sequence ATGAAAATATCAACTAAGGGCAGATACGGGCTAACATTAATGATTGCTTTAGCCAAGCGTCACGGTACGGGATGTGTCTCGCTTAAGACCATTGCAGAAGAAAACAATTTGAGCGATTTATATTTAGAACAACTTGTGGGCCCTTTAAGAAATGCGGGTTTAATTCGTAGCGTGCGTGGAGCTAAAGGGGGCTATGAACTTAAAATGCCAGCTGAAGAAATTACTGCCGGAGACATTATTCGTTTACTCGAAGGCCCATTAACGATTGTTGAGCGTATTGAATCAGAGTCGCCAGCACAACAGCAATTATGGTTGAGAATGCGAGATGCCGTTAAGGATGTTTTAGATCAAACGACGTTACAATCGTTAGCTGAATATCAAGAAAAAGATAATCTTGAAGGCTACATGTTCTACATTTAA
- a CDS encoding replication-associated recombination protein A — MNTEPLASRMRPKTIDDVIGQSHLVGEKGIIRRMVNAQRLSSMIFYGPPGIGKTSIAQAIAGSTAFKFRQLNAVTNTKKDMQMIVDEAKMSGQVILLLDEIHRLDKAKQDFLLPHLENGKIVLIGATTSNPYHAINPAIRSRAQIFELYPLNTNDIKQALNNALNDASQGLKSYEATISDEAFEYFATQSQGDVRSALNALELAVLSASETPPNISLQDAEDCLQRGAFLSDKDGDMHYDVMSAFQKSIRGSDVDAALHYLARLIQAGDLPTIARRLLVISYEDISLASPAAGQRTLAAIEAAERLGFPEARIPLSQAVIELCLSPKSNTAIKSIDAALSDIRKGQVGQIPDHLKDGHYSGAKDLGRAIGYKYPHNYDNGYVKQQYLPDVLKNKVYYQPKTTSKAEQQFKSIYDNLKKQ, encoded by the coding sequence ATGAATACTGAACCACTCGCGTCTCGCATGAGACCAAAAACAATAGATGATGTCATAGGTCAATCACATTTGGTTGGAGAAAAAGGGATTATAAGACGTATGGTCAATGCACAACGCCTGTCTTCTATGATTTTTTATGGGCCACCTGGAATAGGAAAGACAAGCATTGCTCAAGCGATCGCAGGAAGCACCGCATTTAAATTTCGACAATTAAATGCGGTCACAAATACTAAAAAAGATATGCAGATGATTGTAGATGAAGCTAAAATGTCAGGCCAAGTGATTTTATTGCTTGATGAAATACATCGTTTAGATAAAGCAAAACAAGATTTTTTATTACCCCACCTTGAAAATGGAAAAATCGTTTTGATTGGGGCTACCACGTCAAATCCTTATCATGCGATCAATCCCGCGATTCGTTCTCGCGCACAAATTTTTGAACTCTATCCATTAAACACAAACGATATCAAGCAAGCACTCAACAATGCGCTCAACGATGCATCACAAGGATTGAAATCATATGAAGCTACCATTTCTGATGAAGCATTCGAATATTTCGCTACACAAAGCCAAGGCGATGTCCGCAGTGCATTAAATGCATTAGAACTTGCGGTACTAAGTGCATCTGAAACACCACCAAACATCTCACTACAGGATGCTGAAGATTGTTTACAACGTGGCGCTTTTTTAAGTGATAAAGATGGTGATATGCACTACGACGTCATGAGTGCATTTCAAAAGTCTATACGCGGCAGTGACGTCGATGCAGCACTACACTATTTAGCTCGTTTAATTCAAGCAGGTGATTTGCCTACGATTGCGAGAAGGCTTTTAGTCATCAGTTATGAAGATATTAGTTTGGCATCACCAGCTGCGGGACAACGCACTTTAGCAGCGATAGAAGCAGCTGAACGACTCGGTTTTCCTGAAGCGCGAATCCCTCTAAGTCAAGCTGTTATCGAATTATGCCTATCTCCAAAATCGAATACTGCTATCAAATCGATTGATGCTGCCTTATCTGATATAAGAAAAGGTCAAGTTGGACAAATACCGGATCATTTGAAAGATGGTCATTATAGCGGTGCAAAAGATTTGGGGCGTGCGATTGGCTACAAATACCCGCATAATTATGACAATGGTTATGTCAAACAACAATATTTACCTGACGTTTTAAAAAACAAGGTGTATTACCAACCTAAAACAACATCTAAAGCGGAACAACAGTTTAAGTCTATTTATGACAATTTAAAAAAACAATAA